One Thunnus thynnus chromosome 18, fThuThy2.1, whole genome shotgun sequence genomic region harbors:
- the c18h1orf198 gene encoding uncharacterized protein C1orf198 homolog — protein sequence MAAATVAGLDAHRMEEKKLEYFSSINSMAKKIMQEREKIKSKHGSAWDKMTPQEQDTAIDSWMMDPHIRARYAAHRLERQEVVCYPKLLIQTGQKMVHFGEEDITWQDEHSAPFSWETKSQLDFSLTSGSVDQGLLASQSDSKTAKVPHPGQLGKNTPGPKVSVSEGRRPEEESSFWKISAERSRLEGEQADFQSLTPSQIKSLEKGEKSLPSYLRQETSVTPKEPEPADPPPPAPSRSTKQRAPKPPAPQPPVPVPVPVAVSATPASISISPSPAPPVSVSSSVAGWERSQSTLPSAGNAHDEMFSSGMMSKSPNVSAGVEKEKEEEASPNSPTFSQFNTSSSILKTGFDFLDNW from the exons ATGGCGGCCGCGACCGTCGCGGGGCTCGACGCCCACAGGATGGAGGAGAAGAAGCTCGAGTACTTCTCCTCCATCAACTCAATGGCCAAGAAGATCAtgcaggagagggagaaaatcAAAAGCAAGCACGGCTCGGCCTGGGACAAGATGACGCCGCAGGAGCAGGACACCGCCATCGACAGCTGGATGATGGACCCGCACATCCGAGCCCGGTACGCAGCGCACAGACTGGAGCGACAAGAGGTGGTTTGTTACCCCAAACTGCTCATCCAGACCGGGCAGAAGATGGTCCATTTCGGGGAAGAG gatATAACTTGGCAAGATGAGCATTCTGCTCCGTTCTCCTGGGAAACCAAG AGTCAGCTGGACTTCAGTCTGACGTCAGGATCTGTGGATCAGGGTCTGCTGGCGTCTCAGTCGGACTCAAAGACCGCAAAGGTTCCTCATCCCGGCCAGCTGGGCAAGAACACGCCAGGACCAAAG GTGTCTGTCAGCGAGGGCCGCAGGCCGGAGGAGGAGTCGTCTTTCTGGAAGATCAGCGCCGAGAGATCCAGACTGGAGGGAGAACAGGCCGACTTCCAGTCTCTCACCCCGAGTCAGATCAAATCCctggagaaaggagagaagtcGCTGCCCTCCTACCTGCGACAG GAGACGTCTGTGACCCCGAAGGAGCCCGAGCCAGCAGACCCCCCCCCTCCGGCTCCCAGCAGGTCCACCAAGCAGCGAGCACCCAAACCTCCGGCCCCGCAGCCCCCGGTCCCGGTCCCGGTCCCGGTGGCTGTCAGCGCGACGCCGGCGTCCATCTCCATCTCGCCGAGCCCGGCCCCGCCCGTCAGCGTGTCCTCGTCGGTGGCGGGCTGGGAGCGATCTCAGAGCACGCTGCCGTCGGCCGGCAACGCCCACGACGAGATGTTCTCCTCCGGCATGATGTCCAAGTCCCCCAACGTGTCGGCCGGcgtggagaaggagaaagaggaagaggctTCACCCAACAGCCCCACCTTCTCCCAG TTCAACACAAGCAGCAGCATCCTGAAGACTGGATTCGACTTCTTAGACAACTGGTAA
- the LOC137168889 gene encoding gap junction Cx32.2 protein-like, which yields MGDWDFLYELLYKVQSQSTVIGNVWLSVLFIFRVTILITGAEKVWDDEQSKMICNTIQPGCENVCYDHAFPISHIRFWVLQIIFVSTPTLIYLGHVAHVVHKEKKHKEYKVPKYSDEKGHVKIKGRLLGYYMTAIFFSIILEVAFIVGQYYLYGFVMDPRIVCSKAPCPFTVECFMSRPTEKTIFIIFMLVVSCVSLLLNVMEIFYLMWSRLSRRKSKAVPAAAIALHPCINGDSLMKNENSAD from the exons ATGGGTGACTGGGATTTCCTGTATGAACTGCTGTATAAGGTCCAGTCCCAGTCCACCGTCATCGGGAATGTCTGGCTCAGTGTGCTGTTTATCTTCAGGGTCACGATCCTTATAACCGGAGCAGAGAAG GTGTGGGATGATGAACAGTCCAAAATGATCTGCAACACCATACAGCCTGGCTGCGAGAACGTCTGCTATGACCACGCCTTCCCGATATCACACATTCGATTCTGGGTTCTCCAGATTATCTTCGTCTCAACGCCGACACTGATCTACCTCGGTCATGTCGCCCATGTCGTCCATAAAGAGAAAAAGCATAAAGAGTACAAAGTTCCCAAGTACTCTGACGAAAAAGGCCACGTGAAGATTAAAGGCAGACTGCTGGGATACTACATGACTGCCATCTTTTTTAGTATCATTTTGGAGGTGGCGTTCATCGTGGGGCAGTATTATCTATACGGGTTCGTCATGGATCCGAGAATCGTTTGCTCCAAAGCTCCCTGTCCCTTCACTGTAGAGTGTTTCATGTCTCGACCCACCGAGAAGaccatcttcatcatcttcatgcTTGTAGTGTCATGCGTCTCTCTTCTGCTCAACGTCATGGAGATCTTCTACCTGATGTGGTCTCGCTTATCCAGGAGAAAGTCTAAGGCGGTGCCAGCAGCTGCTATTGCTCTTCATCCCTGTATAAACGGTGACAgtctgatgaaaaatgagaaTTCAGCCGACtaa